A stretch of the Sinorhizobium alkalisoli genome encodes the following:
- a CDS encoding LysR substrate-binding domain-containing protein, producing the protein MKRSDIPSLDDLRAFEVVARLGSVRAAASELNLTHGAVSRRVSKLSEHLDIRLLEPDGRGLRLTGEGTRLAQATTNALALVASALEDIRKVDVSPPIVVSCERSVAMRWLIPRLSEFQDRHPEIDLHLSVGGGGFDFARDRITLAIRRLDFAIDTSWHVERLIEEQVGPVMHPAMTDRFAAGDYIALAAKTRPDGWQKWSAAQPDAPKPRSTRFLDHHFLMAEAAAGGLGVAMCPKIIAIDDIRKGRLTAPLGFQPDGSHYGIIRSALAKKTAGVEQFVSWLRATIQEDFNAAS; encoded by the coding sequence ATGAAGCGTTCAGATATTCCTTCCCTCGATGATCTGCGTGCCTTTGAGGTCGTTGCGCGCCTGGGTTCCGTGCGTGCGGCCGCGTCTGAGTTGAACTTGACGCACGGAGCGGTCAGCCGGCGCGTTTCGAAACTTTCCGAACACCTCGATATCCGTTTGCTGGAACCCGATGGGCGCGGCCTAAGGCTGACGGGAGAGGGCACGCGCCTCGCGCAGGCGACGACGAATGCGCTGGCGCTCGTTGCGTCAGCGCTGGAGGATATTCGCAAAGTCGACGTGTCACCGCCGATCGTCGTTTCCTGCGAGCGGTCGGTCGCCATGCGCTGGCTGATCCCGCGGCTCTCGGAGTTCCAGGATCGCCATCCCGAGATCGACCTTCACCTTTCCGTGGGTGGTGGGGGCTTCGATTTTGCGCGCGATCGTATCACGCTCGCGATCCGCAGGCTGGATTTCGCGATCGATACGAGCTGGCATGTCGAACGGTTGATCGAAGAGCAAGTCGGTCCCGTCATGCACCCCGCCATGACGGATCGGTTCGCGGCCGGTGATTATATCGCGCTTGCAGCAAAGACCCGGCCGGATGGCTGGCAGAAGTGGTCCGCCGCCCAGCCGGACGCACCGAAGCCGCGCTCGACGCGCTTTCTTGACCATCATTTTCTGATGGCGGAGGCCGCAGCCGGCGGTCTGGGTGTGGCCATGTGCCCAAAGATCATTGCCATCGACGACATCCGCAAAGGCCGCCTCACTGCGCCACTCGGCTTTCAGCCTGATGGCTCACATTACGGCATCATTCGTTCGGCGCTGGCGAAGAAGACGGCTGGGGTCGAGCAATTCGTGTCTTGGCTTCGCGCGACCATTCAAGAAGATTTCAATGCGGCGTCTTGA
- a CDS encoding ABC transporter ATP-binding protein yields the protein MAARTEAVSGHEAALSVRGLTVDLPKGMERAHAVENISFDLKRGQILCIIGESGSGKSVTANTIMGLLPKLIPVSSGAIHLDGTAIIGASPKTLRDLRGRVVSMIFQDPLSALNPLMTVGEQITEVLMAHGVGTKASRRDRAIELLTEVGLPDPELMYYQYPFRLSGGQRQRVMIAMALALEPAVLIADEPTTALDVTTQAQILKLIRDIQRRKGMSVMFITHDFGVVAEIADSVVVMEKGRIVEQGSAEQVLKSPSHPYTQRLIAAVPHLTGKDRAPQEAAGKETILKVEGLAKTYRSGSTLFGSQRIVPAVKDVSFELAAGRTLGVVGESGSGKSSLGRLLIKLLDSDGGEILFQGRDIAKLSEPEFRSLRPQIQMIFQDPFASLNPRSTIGQILTVGPVAHGMPYHQAREEARALLAHVGLDAGAFGRYPHEFSGGQRQRIGIARALMFKPKLLVADEAVSALDVSIQAQILKLLDQIQRETGVSMIFITHDLRVASQICDEIAVMQKGRIVEHGPPSQIFLDPQSAYTRELVAAIPGERPRDTRPIAVNS from the coding sequence ATGGCCGCTAGAACAGAGGCTGTTTCTGGACACGAAGCAGCGCTTTCGGTGCGTGGCCTGACGGTCGACCTGCCGAAAGGTATGGAACGGGCCCATGCCGTCGAGAACATTTCGTTTGATCTCAAGCGGGGTCAGATCCTCTGTATCATTGGCGAGTCCGGTTCGGGCAAGTCGGTTACGGCAAACACGATCATGGGGCTCTTGCCGAAGCTGATCCCCGTCTCGTCCGGTGCCATTCATCTTGACGGCACTGCCATCATCGGCGCATCGCCGAAGACGCTGCGGGATCTGCGCGGTCGTGTCGTCTCGATGATTTTCCAGGATCCGCTCTCGGCGCTCAACCCGTTGATGACGGTTGGCGAGCAGATCACCGAAGTCCTGATGGCGCATGGTGTGGGCACGAAGGCGTCGCGGCGTGACCGTGCGATCGAACTGCTGACCGAAGTCGGGCTGCCCGATCCGGAGCTCATGTACTACCAGTACCCGTTCCGGCTGTCGGGCGGGCAACGCCAGCGTGTGATGATCGCCATGGCGCTCGCCCTCGAACCTGCGGTCCTGATCGCGGACGAACCAACCACAGCGCTCGACGTCACCACGCAGGCGCAGATCCTCAAGCTGATCCGTGACATTCAGCGCCGAAAGGGCATGAGCGTCATGTTCATCACCCACGACTTCGGTGTCGTGGCCGAGATCGCCGACAGTGTCGTGGTCATGGAGAAGGGTCGCATCGTCGAACAAGGCAGCGCCGAGCAGGTTCTGAAATCCCCCTCACATCCCTATACCCAGCGCCTGATCGCGGCCGTCCCGCATCTTACGGGCAAGGATCGTGCACCCCAGGAAGCGGCCGGCAAGGAGACGATTCTGAAGGTCGAGGGACTGGCGAAGACCTATCGTAGCGGTAGTACCCTGTTCGGCAGCCAGCGCATCGTGCCTGCGGTGAAGGATGTTTCGTTTGAACTCGCGGCAGGGCGCACGCTGGGCGTTGTCGGCGAAAGCGGCTCCGGAAAGTCGTCGCTGGGAAGGCTTCTGATCAAGCTTCTGGATAGTGACGGCGGAGAAATTCTGTTTCAGGGCCGCGACATCGCCAAGCTTTCCGAGCCCGAATTTCGGTCGCTGCGGCCGCAGATCCAGATGATCTTCCAGGATCCTTTCGCGTCGTTGAATCCGCGTTCGACCATTGGACAGATACTGACCGTCGGTCCCGTCGCGCATGGCATGCCGTATCACCAGGCGCGTGAGGAAGCACGGGCGTTGCTCGCCCATGTCGGTCTCGATGCCGGCGCCTTCGGCCGCTACCCGCACGAGTTTTCCGGTGGGCAACGCCAGCGCATCGGCATTGCCCGGGCCCTGATGTTCAAGCCCAAGCTGCTGGTCGCCGACGAGGCCGTCTCCGCCCTCGACGTGTCGATCCAGGCTCAGATCCTCAAGCTGCTCGACCAGATCCAGCGGGAGACCGGGGTATCGATGATCTTCATCACCCATGATCTGCGCGTCGCCAGCCAGATCTGCGACGAAATCGCGGTGATGCAGAAAGGGCGGATCGTCGAGCACGGCCCGCCGTCCCAAATCTTTCTCGACCCGCAATCGGCCTACACGCGTGAGCTGGTGGCCGCAATCCCCGGGGAGCGACCGAGGGACACTCGACCAATTGCCGTTAACTCGTGA
- a CDS encoding FadR/GntR family transcriptional regulator produces MSVVLKDFIEAEGLEPGDRLPPERDLALKLGLPRTALRRMLASLEKEGRLIRHVGRGTFIAGSGVSSAALRRTPSSAGDTLRTYPAEVFEARLIIEPKIAALAALRATRQEIDEMQKSIDRGSAAESLAEFEKWDAVFHRIIVAAARNGLLASLYEGIHAVRTGNLWGKMKEHSLTPERMQAYIAKHQTILDAINDRDSREAERKMYDHIVEARANILGPVT; encoded by the coding sequence ATGAGCGTCGTATTGAAAGACTTCATCGAGGCGGAAGGTCTGGAACCCGGCGATCGCTTGCCTCCTGAGCGCGACCTGGCGCTGAAACTCGGGCTTCCCCGTACCGCACTTCGACGGATGCTCGCTTCGCTGGAGAAGGAAGGTCGGCTTATCAGGCATGTCGGCAGGGGAACGTTTATCGCCGGCAGCGGCGTAAGCTCGGCGGCCCTTCGCCGAACGCCAAGCAGTGCGGGAGACACCTTGCGCACCTATCCGGCGGAGGTTTTCGAAGCTCGGCTTATAATAGAACCCAAGATCGCCGCCTTGGCGGCATTGCGGGCGACGAGGCAGGAGATCGATGAGATGCAGAAATCGATCGATCGGGGCAGCGCGGCGGAAAGCCTGGCCGAATTCGAGAAATGGGATGCTGTCTTTCACCGCATCATCGTCGCAGCCGCCCGCAATGGTCTTCTCGCCTCGCTCTATGAAGGCATTCACGCCGTGCGGACGGGAAATCTCTGGGGAAAAATGAAAGAGCATTCACTGACCCCTGAGCGCATGCAGGCCTACATCGCCAAGCATCAGACCATTCTTGACGCGATCAACGATCGGGACAGCAGAGAAGCCGAGCGAAAGATGTACGACCACATTGTCGAAGCGAGAGCAAATATACTTGGCCCGGTTACGTGA